One Cyanobacteria bacterium GSL.Bin1 genomic window, ATCTAAATATAAACAAAATAAATTAATATAATTTTTTTGTTTTGATTAACTTATAAAAACAACACAAAATATGCAGTAGAGAGAGCGAAGAAAAGAAGCCTAAAAAAATATTCAATTTTGAGGATTAACGATAAGCTATTATAAAAGTAACAAAATATTGCGAAACAGCATACTTATGACGATTTCTTTTCAAAGTCTAGGCATCTCTGAAGAAAGAGTACAACAACTGGAGAAACTAGGCTTCGAGCAACCGACTAACGTCCAAGCACAAGCAATTCCCGAACTGTTAAAGGGAAAGGATGTCGTTGGTCAGTCCCAAACGGGAACCGGAAAAACAGCAGCCTTTTCGCTGCCGATTCTAGAACAGATCGATGTTAAAGATACGGTCGTTCAGGCTTTGATTTTGACGCCGACGCGAGAGCTTGCCCAGCAAGTGGCGTCCGCGATGAAAAACTTTTCTCATGATCGCGCTCTGAAGATTTTAACCGTCTACGGCGGTCAATCGATTGACCGGCAAATTCAAACCCTGAAGCGCGGCGTGCAAGTGGTTGTGGGCACTCCGGGACGGATTATTGATTTACTCAATCGTAAAGCCCTCCGTCTGGATACCCTGCGCTTTGTCGTTCTCGATGAAGCCGACGAAATGTTAAGCATGGGCTTTATTGACGATGTGCGGGAAATCTTAAGACAAGCTCCCGAACAACGACAAACTGCTTGTTTTTCTGCCACAATGCCCCGGCTGATTCAAGACTTGATTAATCAGTTCATGGATCATCCGGTGAGCTTGAAAGTCGAACAACCGAAAGGAACGCCCAACAAAATCGAGCAACGGGTTTATAAAATCCCTCGCGGCTGGACAAAAGTCAAAACCCTGCAGCCAATCTTAGCAGTGGAAAACCCAGAGTCAGCACTGATCTTTGTGCGCACGAAACGGACTGCCAGCGAAATCACCCAAGAACTACAAACCGCTGGTTACAGTGTCGATGAATATCATGGCGACCTCAGTCAAGGTCAACGCGAACGACTGGTGCAACGGTTTCGTAAAAATCAAGTGCGCTTTGTCGTTGCTACCGATATTGCCGCTCGCGGTTTAGATGTGGAAAATCTCTCCCACGTCATTAACTTTGACCTTCCGGATAATATTGAAACCTATATCCACCGCATTGGACGCACGGGACGCGCCGGTAAAACGGGTATTGCCATCAGTTTAAGTCAATATCGCGATCGGAATACTCTCCGTCAGATTGAACGCCGGTTACGTCAACGGTTGAATATCCTGTCAATTCCCAGCCGTGCTGAAATTGAAGCCCAACGCTTGGAGAAACTGCGGGAAGACTTACAAAATAGCCTTGGTGGCGAACGCATGGCTTCTTTCTTACCCTTAGTACGAGAACTGGGTGATGAATATGATGCCCACGCGATCGCGGCGGCAGCTTTACAAATGATTTACGATCAAAGTCGTCCCCAGTGGTTAGATGAAAACTGGCAAGATCCTCCTAGTGATCGGCCAAAGCCCAAACCTCGGAACAAACGGAGTTCCAAGCCTTCAATTCGTTCTACCTCTGCTGAGCGTTCTTAATTTCATGGTTCGTACCACATCAGCTCAGTTTTTGTGGTAAATTGTTGGCGAGAGCCATTTTCTAGGGATTAACCTACATCAGAGCGGAGTATTCACCAACTCACATAACAATGTAGGGTGCATCTCTCAACAGGTTGGTTGATTGTCCCCCATCGGCGAATGCCAAAGTTAAGGTCAAATGTGACAAAACGACCAACCTTATTGCCAGTTCGATTCCCCTACTACTGCTGTTTAATTCCCTGGTTCTTCGCTAGTGATTTTTGAACATACTGAAAAAGGAACCCGTGACCACAACTAGAGTTTCGCCTGTTAGTCCGAATCCGAGCCAAAATCGCTTCAAAGATCAGACAAGTTGGTCTGGTCTCATCGAAACCTATCGTCCTTTTTTGCCCGTTAATTCGACGACGCCAGTTGTTACCCTCCTTGAAGGAAATACGCCTCTTATTCCAGCGCTTAGCATTTCAGAACGCATTGGCAGAGGGGTGAAAGTCTATGTTAAATATGATGGCTTAAATCCCACGGGTAGCTTTAAAGACCGAGGCATGACCATGGCAATTTCTAAGGCGAAAGAAGCCGGTGCCCAAGCTGTCATTTGTGCCAGTACAGGAAATACCTCTGCGGCTGCTTCAGCTTATGCGATTCGTGCTGGATTAAAGCCCTTTGTTCTCATTCCTGATGGCTATGTTGCCCTGGGCAAACTAGCCCAAGCTCTTCTCTACGGGGCAGAAGTGATTGCCATTGATGGTAACTTTGATGATTGTTTTCAGCTAGTGAAAGGCATTGCCGAAGAATATCCCGTTACTTTAGTTAATTCCGTTAATCCCTATCGCCTCGAAGGACAAAAAACTGCCGCTTTTGAAATTGTCGATCAATTAGGAGAAGCCCCTGACTGGTTGTGTATTCCCGTTGGCAATGCCGGAAATATCTCTGCTTATTGGATGGGCTTTTGTCAGTATCATCAGCATAATAAATCAGAAAAACTCCCGCGCATGATGGGCTTCCAAGCCGCAGGCGCCGCCCCGATGGTGCAAGGTCATCCGGTGAAGTCTCCCAACACCATTGCTACTGCGATTCGGATTGGCAATCCCGCCAACTGGAAACGAGCCTTAGCAGTGCAAGAAGCGAGTCAAGGGGAGTTTAATGCCGTTAGTGACGAAGAAATTCTAGAAGCATATCGGATTTTAGCCCGAGAAGAAGGGGTTTTCTGTGAACCGGCAAGTGCGGCTTCAGTGGCAGGTTTGTTGAAAGTTAAAGATCGGATTCCCAGCAATACAAACGTAGTCTGTGTCTTAACTGGCAATGGTTTAAAAGATCCGCAAAGTGCAATTGATCATGCCCAAGCACAAGTGAAAGCTGGTGTTCCTTCCAAGTTAGAAGCAGTTGCTGAAGCAATGGGATTTTAATCAGGTTGAAGTAAAAAGTATCTACGAAGTGACAGGGAATCGAGATTGAGCTATGGGCGACAGCCCCGCGCTCTCCCAAAGGGGAGCGTCGGGAAGGATAGCCCGCCGACGGAATATCTTGTAGTCGGCAATCGAGAAGTGGTATAGTTTGGATCAAGTCCAAGCAATCTAATTGGATTGATCCGTTAAGGACGAATCTTGGATATCTACGCCTCTTGTCTCGGGCAACGCACAGAGTAGACACCCAAAGACGGAATACGATTTCTGGAAAGGCGAAAAACAAGAGTAACATACAAGTTAACAGAACTTTAAAGTGGGGGTGGGCGTCTTCCTCACTCAAGCTCCGCTTTCCAAAGTCTGCTTTCCGATGCGGAACTTGGTTCCGCTCGGGTCAGACTTCAATGCGCGATCCAATCGCGCTTGGGTCGGAGCTCTAAAACGCGAAGCCTTTACTGAAGGTGGAGAAGCCAGCAGCGTATACTTGTATCGCTGTCTGGAGTACGTCACTGAGAGAAAACCGATAGACTCGGATCCCAAACAACTTCATATCAGCTATTCTATTCCTGCTTCGTATAGCGCTATATCATTAATGGATAGCTGACTGGGTTGTGACGCTCAGTGAATCTGATTAATCTTTCTGTTTATTGAACCTCTCCCGCTAAGTTGATGCTTTAACGGGAGATTCTTACTTTCAATCAATCCCTAAGTTGACCCCTGCCTATTCCCTAGCACATAGCGCTATATCAGCTTGATTACTAAATTTCCTGATGAAAAGGTGCATAACTAACTTCTCCTCAACATATTCAATAACAACACACCAAATGCACTAACTTCAAAGGAATTCAAAAATGATCAGTAAAAAACTTGCTTTCAGTTTCATCGCTGCCGTTGCTTTCGCGACTCCCGCTGCTGCTCAACAATCTCAAACCTCTGTCCAAAGCGCGAATACTAACAATGCGGCGGTCAACGGGTCGAGTGCCTTTTCTAACACTGAGCTTAATAATCAGCAAATTCAGTTGGAACGCGAGGGTTTCTACCATCAAGATCCTCAAAGCCAAGTTTCCATCCAAGAGTCCAACACCAGCAATGCGGCGGTCAACGGGTCTAGCGCCTTCTCAAACACCGAGCTCAATAATCAGCAAGTACAAGTTGACTCCGAGGGCTACTACCCCTATCCCCTTGGCTACTAAGAGATTAACTTTTCTCGGGGAGCAAGTGCATAAGTGATTGTTCCCCAACGTATCAAACAGTAACCTCATTATTCAACTATTTGTCAACAACTCACACCAAAGGAATTCAAAAATGATTAGTAAAAAACTTGCTTTCGGTTTAATCGCTGCTATTGCTTTCGCCACTCCTGCTGCTGCTCAACAATCCCAAACCTCGGTTCAACGTGCCAACACTAACAACGCTGCGGTGAACGGGTCGAGTGCCTTTTCTAACACGGAATTGAATAATCAGCAAATCCAAAGCCAGCGCGATCGCTTTTTCAATCAAGATCCTCAAGGCCAACTTTCGATCCAAGAGTCCAACACCAGCAATGCGGCGGTCAACGGGTCTAGCGCCTTCTCAAACACCGAGCTCAATAATCAGCAAGTACAAGTTGACTCCGAGGGCTACTACCCCTATCCCCTTGGCTACTAAATTTTTTTGAGGTTTTACCGATTTCCTCAATTAAGACCCTTAAAAAATCGGGTTAACCCCATTTGGAACCACAAAAATGCTAAAGAAAACTTGTTCTTTAAGTCTTGTTACCGCTGCTGCTATTATTTTTTCTCCATCTATTGTCTTCGCTCAGCCTTCACAGTTCAGTTCACAACAAATTAATACTAGCGCTACAGCGACTGGAGAAGGCAGCACTGCAATTAATAACATCCACCAATCTAGTCATCAAAGACAGCGGGGAATGCGCTCAAATCATCAGTCACAGATTTCTGTACAACGGGTTGATGCGACGTCAGCAGCTTTGGGTAATAATGCCACTGCAATTAATAATATTCGCCAATTTAGTCGCCAAAGACAGCGGGGAATACACTCTAGACCACAGTCACAGAGTTCTGGGCAGCAGGTCAATGCGAATACGGCTGCTGCTGGTGATTGGAGCACCGCAATTACTAATCTAGAACAAAATAATAGTCAAAGTCAGTTTGATGTTCGATGAATAAGAACCAACCATTCCTTCAAGATTATTTATTCCTCTCGGCATCATCTTAAAGTCAAACTATTAGCCTCTTTTCTCGAAGAGAAGGAGTAAACTCATGCTTACTAAACAGTCAATTTTATTACTAGTCATTCCGACTTTGCTTACTTTACCGGTTGGAATTGCTAAAGCAGACAACATTCATGTGCAAACTGACGATCAAACAGTGACAATCGATGACGATAACGGTATCACAATTGAATCAGGTCCTCAAGAAATGATCATTCCTCCAGAGTCATCGCCTTCGCTCTCTCGTCGTTGGATTCTCAATCTTCCTAAGCCAAGGAAGTCTCCCTGGTGTCGAGAAAGAAGTTACACTCATCA contains:
- a CDS encoding DEAD/DEAH box helicase, with translation MTISFQSLGISEERVQQLEKLGFEQPTNVQAQAIPELLKGKDVVGQSQTGTGKTAAFSLPILEQIDVKDTVVQALILTPTRELAQQVASAMKNFSHDRALKILTVYGGQSIDRQIQTLKRGVQVVVGTPGRIIDLLNRKALRLDTLRFVVLDEADEMLSMGFIDDVREILRQAPEQRQTACFSATMPRLIQDLINQFMDHPVSLKVEQPKGTPNKIEQRVYKIPRGWTKVKTLQPILAVENPESALIFVRTKRTASEITQELQTAGYSVDEYHGDLSQGQRERLVQRFRKNQVRFVVATDIAARGLDVENLSHVINFDLPDNIETYIHRIGRTGRAGKTGIAISLSQYRDRNTLRQIERRLRQRLNILSIPSRAEIEAQRLEKLREDLQNSLGGERMASFLPLVRELGDEYDAHAIAAAALQMIYDQSRPQWLDENWQDPPSDRPKPKPRNKRSSKPSIRSTSAERS
- a CDS encoding threonine synthase, whose translation is MTTTRVSPVSPNPSQNRFKDQTSWSGLIETYRPFLPVNSTTPVVTLLEGNTPLIPALSISERIGRGVKVYVKYDGLNPTGSFKDRGMTMAISKAKEAGAQAVICASTGNTSAAASAYAIRAGLKPFVLIPDGYVALGKLAQALLYGAEVIAIDGNFDDCFQLVKGIAEEYPVTLVNSVNPYRLEGQKTAAFEIVDQLGEAPDWLCIPVGNAGNISAYWMGFCQYHQHNKSEKLPRMMGFQAAGAAPMVQGHPVKSPNTIATAIRIGNPANWKRALAVQEASQGEFNAVSDEEILEAYRILAREEGVFCEPASAASVAGLLKVKDRIPSNTNVVCVLTGNGLKDPQSAIDHAQAQVKAGVPSKLEAVAEAMGF